From Zerene cesonia ecotype Mississippi chromosome 16, Zerene_cesonia_1.1, whole genome shotgun sequence, one genomic window encodes:
- the LOC119832792 gene encoding uncharacterized protein LOC119832792: MLLFKVATATLLALAVTAEKKIELQDIEEDNLKSEREKEYGPAEARSEGPSGGTAPGSVPLEYLKNNFIRYYDAPSATTQQPRYVQQYAVTESPEGPQTGPKPHYEPPPQQTIGYLSNVPMQIYLVPQYYNEPVQQSANTQHGVQYTAPPAPQVSSYPSAPENVQQHPNYITPTYGVPAGNRLIQPYTTPVAYIGYAQPTLAPPQPSVTPVIAYQTPVVNFPSALTAPPIKNYQQNIQYESNTIADHGAGIHSQKYTPQHQISYNSQQVFPRYYNSRAPVGDDYRSNPIELPHPSPLLLKPSPPHLSHIPKALPIYRPLSKPIYASGNALISNTFTPRPSEAYGVPYKRRPNSLLDSYIPSSVQLEYLKRGYTRDPLSTYEALSSGRNFPPVIPVPRYYERGFLPNQMYQTAAGGVTFGHHKRAPKSLK, encoded by the exons ATGTTATTGTTCAAG GTAGCTACGGCGACTTTACTGGCGTTGGCAGTTACTGCCGAAAAGAAGATAGAACTACAAGATATTGAAGAGGATAACTTGAAAAGTGAACGAGAAAAAGAGTATGGACCGGCTGAAGCTCGCTCAGAAGGCCCGAGCGGCGGTACGGCTCCTGGCTCAGTGCCGTTAGAAtacctaaaaaataatttcatacgATATTATGATGCTCCTTCAGCTACAACGCAACAGCCAAGATATGTCCAACAATATGCAGTTACAGAGTCTCCAGAAGGCCCTCAAACTGGTCCCAAGCCACACTATGAACCACCACCTCAGCAGACAATCGGGTATTTGTCGAATGTTCCAATGCAAATCTATCTCGTTCCTCAGTACTACAACGAACCAGTACAACAATCAGCTAATACACAACATGGAGTGCAATATACAGCTCCACCTGCGCCTCAAGTTTCAAGCTACCCAAGTGCCCCAGAAAACGTGCAACAACATCCTAACTATATTACACCAACGTATGGCGTCCCAGCAGGGAATAGACTCATCCAACCATACACGACACCAGTAGCGTATATTGGCTATGCACAGCCTACATTAGCACCACCCCAACCCAGTGTTACTCCTGTTATTGCTTATCAGACGCCCGTAGTCAACTTTCCGTCTGCTTTAACTGCACCGccgattaaaaattatcaacaaaatattcaGTATGAATCAAACACAATAGCAGACCACGGCGCTGGGATACACAGTCAAAAGTATACACCGCAACATCAAATATCGTATAATTCGCAACAAGTGTTTCCAAGGTATTACAATTCTAGAGCACCAGTTGGAGATGATTATCGTTCTAATCCTATTGAATTGCCTCATCCGAGTCCGCTTTTGTTAAAACCTTCACCGCCACACTTATCACATATACCAAAAGCTTTACCAATTTACCGTCCCTTGTCGAAGCCTATCTATGCGAGTGGAAATGCTTTAATATCCAATACTTTCACTCCTAGGCCCAGTGAAGCGTACGGAGTTCCTTATAAAAGGAGGCCAAACTCATTACTAGATTCATACATACCTTCGAGCGTACAACTTGAGTATTTGAAAAGAGGATATACAAGGGACCCCTTATCGACGTACGAAGCATTATCTAGTGGCCGTAATTTCCCACCTGTAATTCCGGTACCTAGATATTATGAACGAGGATTTTTACCGAATCAAATGTACCAGACTGCGGCTGGTGGTGTTACATTTGGCCACCACAAGAGAGCTCCGAAATCATTGaagtaa
- the LOC119832858 gene encoding uncharacterized protein LOC119832858, giving the protein MMKFLVIFALCCLALASAAPQFIWPGFAAAGPRTIVAGPTVVNDAFGGRFVAPGYVGPYF; this is encoded by the exons ATGATGAAATTCCTA GTGATCTTCGCCCTCTGCTGCCTGGCTCTCGCCTCAGCTGCTCCTCAATTCATCTGGCCCGGATTTGCCGCTGCTGGACCCAGG acCATAGTCGCCGGCCCAACAGTTGTCAACGACGCTTTCGGAGGCCGTTTCGTCGCCCCCGGCTATGTTGGCCCATACTTCTGA
- the LOC119832799 gene encoding hornerin-like, whose protein sequence is MKFTVAFITLLCISKTWSIKTKIEDPKDKREAALGYPSSGHSSHGYQQSPAQGHEDASSISIGAGYSVGGAKPLHSYANQISGASYQIPSEGLPASGHGTIQLAPITLQPSHSGIVSNDLAQLMSQLSHGINSGALSLQSPASHGAIYQFGGQSGQGGQEYAFPQFAYNSPKQQQYTLGEQAHPSGPSYAAGTKGLGSYSSTGPVLFSPESHSGQVQASLNYASPSSGHSISEGQSLGESVQSLPAFSFGNSGHSFGGALKGYGGNYAVPSKSSFKPSAYIGSSVQGEGHGLAGLSASYAAPSIGNYHSGGLSLGSGGHGANFGGSLAGLGGASPKYVSHSYQTPKGEGLGSLESIASAFSASGQLAHSPHGNSYTFPSSAYGSSNVHAASAPSPQYYISSSKHGPSAGFGSGSVSYKGPISGHSSLNSYSLGPKYSFGGQSSNRYLAPKDSHGAYSETSYNTIKYSEELKPRIH, encoded by the exons atgaaattcaCG GTAGCATTCATTACACTTCTGTGTATATCAAAAACATGGTCTATAAAGACGAAAATTGAAGACCCTAAGGACAAAAGGGAGGCAGCATTAGGATATCCTTCATCAGGCCACTCGAGCCATGGCTACCAGCAGTCGCCCGCACAGGGTCACGAGGATGCCAGTTCCATCAGCATTGGTGCAGGATACAGTGTTGGTGGTGCAAAACCTCTACATAGCTATGCGAATCAAATATCAGGAGCGTCCTACCAAATACCATCTGAAGGTCTCCCGGCCAGCGGTCACGGAACCATCCAACTTGCTCCAATTACTCTTCAACCATCCCACAGTGGCATCGTTTCAAACGATCTTGCTCAATTGATGAGTCAACTTTCACATGGAATTAATTCCGGAGCACTTTCCTTGCAGTCACCAGCCAGCCATGGAGCTATTTACCAGTTTGGAGGTCAAAGCGGACAAGGTGGTCAAGAATATGCTTTCCCACAATTTGCGTATAACTCTCCAAAACAGCAGCAGTATACTTTAGGCGAACAAGCTCACCCTAGTGGCCCATCTTACGCTGCAGGCACCAAAGGACTTGGTTCATACAGTTCTACTGGTCCAGTTTTATTTTCTCCTGAATCTCACTCAGGTCAGGTTCAAGCTTCCTTGAATTATGCTTCTCCCAGTTCCGGACATTCTATTAGTGAAGGTCAATCTTTAGGAGAATCCGTTCAATCTTTACCAGCTTTTTCTTTTGGTAACTCTGGACATTCATTCGGTGGAGCTTTAAAGGGTTATGGAGGTAATTACGCAGTACCCAGCAAGTCATCCTTCAAACCCTCAGCCTATATTGGATCCTCCGTACAAGGCGAAGGCCACGGTTTGGCAGGCCTTTCTGCTTCATATGCTGCACCATCTATTGGTAATTATCATTCAGGCGGCTTATCATTAGGTTCAGGTGGTCATGGCGCCAATTTTGGTGGTTCTCTAGCGGGACTTGGAGGAGCTTCCCCTAAATATGTTTCTCATTCATACCAAACACCCAAAGGCGAAGGCTTGGGATCTTTAGAATCTATCGCGTCTGCTTTTTCTGCTAGTGGACAATTAGCTCATTCTCCCCATGGAAATAGCTACACCTTCCCATCCTCAGCTTACGGTTCAAGCAACGTTCATGCCGCATCTGCTCCTAGCCCTcagtattatatttcatcatcaaAACACGGCCCATCAGCTGGATTCGGTTCAGGTAGCGTATCTTACAAGGGACCAATTTCTGGCCACAGCTCATTAAATTCCTACTCTCTAGGACCTAAATATAGTTTTGGCGGACAAAGCAGCAATAGGTATTTAGCACCAAAAGACTCGCACGGTGCTTACAGCGAAACTTCTTACAACACAATCAAATATAGCGAAGAATTGAAGCCAAGAATTCactaa
- the LOC119832867 gene encoding uncharacterized protein LOC119832867 yields the protein MAKKEIYIFIAFAALAFATEAEDAEQKKRGAGKANALNAIPTGAQKPEYTYSIYSQNAGVQSNPSQAYQSQAPNSFYPNQAPSQYYSSGNSAESTSVNVPAQTNNVPQQTLHYSQLNYVPNSGYQQKYQIVPSKPSNNVHLAVLQQPTPYPTSSLLHYPQMVLAPNPTSHISPHSSIFGGITPHSHFNFPHYQLPSFANPFLTHPSTMVFVPQINPNLYSNLAYTSPSQGAVNFYSGSTQSKQSFPSSVSISPSNEYEKQHGALPQSSVSKEDNDLSVQSDYITSDANNAYKNTYSTGRNSYTKI from the exons ATGGCTAAAAAGGAAATTTAT ATTTTCATCGCTTTCGCTGCTTTGGCATTTGCTACTGAGGCGGAGGATGCCGAGCAGAAGAAACGTGGTGCCGGTAAAGCTAACGCTTTAAACGCAATACCAACAGGAGCTCAGAAGCCAGAATATACGTACAGCATATATTCCCAAAACGCTGGCGTACAAAGTAATCCTAGTCAGGCGTATCAGAGTCAAGCACCGAATTCCTTCTATCCGAATCAAGCCCCTAGTCAATATTATTCTTCAGGAAACTCAGCCGAATCCACTTCTGTAAATGTACCAGCACAAACTAATAATGTACCTCAGCAAACTCTGCATTACTCGCAACTTAATTATGTACCGAACTCAGGGTACCAGCAGAAATATCAAATCGTACCATCAAAGCCCAGTAACAATGTTCATTTAGCCGTTTTACAACAGCCAACGCCTTATCCAACATCATCTTTATTACACTATCCTCAAATGGTTCTTGCACCAAATCCCACTTCTCATATAAGTCCCCATAGTTCTATTTTTGGTGGGATAACACCGCACAGTCACTTCAATTTTCCACACTATCAGTTACCGTCCTTTGCAAATCCCTTCCTAACCCATCCTTCTACAATGGTGTTTGTTCCTCAAATTAATCCCAATCTATATAGTAACCTGGCTTATACAAGTCCATCACAGGGTGCTGTTAACTTTTATTCGGGGTCCACGCAATCAAAGCAGAGTTTTCCATCTAGTGTGTCAATTTCACCTTCGAATGAATATGAAAAGCAACACGGTGCATTGCCTCAATCAAGTGTGTCGAAAGAAGATAATGATTTAAGTGTTCAAAGTGATTACATTACTTCAGATGCTAATAatgcatacaaaaatacttacagTACTGGTCGCAACTCATATACGaagatatag